In a genomic window of Nitrosarchaeum sp.:
- a CDS encoding ATP-grasp domain-containing protein, with translation MNNSDVCVLVTGVGGGSLGREIIKAFKMAPHNYKIVATDASAKSVGLFETTHRYIVPEANSEKYLDSIQNICSKEKVQVIVPGSEPETEIMSKNKKLFSEKNITVLTNPWKTIQTCKDKLNLTNFLTSKGITCPKSILFENDSTIKQIEQYPVVIKPRSGAGSRNVFLAHDEIEAKFFGNYLLKHGSEAIIQEYVGDYEAEYTIGILYADNGKLITSIAMKRLLEGGLSTRQITKGQNNDKKYVISSGISQGEFNEFTEVRKAGESIAKVLDADGPINIQCRKTKDGILPFEINPRFSGTTGSRSLVGCNEPDILCRYRLFGEIPQQPNYEVGFVLRDLQEKFITQDDIEKIPKI, from the coding sequence TGTTTGTGTTCTTGTGACAGGAGTAGGTGGAGGCAGTCTTGGGCGTGAAATAATCAAAGCATTCAAAATGGCACCACATAATTACAAAATTGTTGCAACTGACGCTTCAGCAAAAAGCGTAGGTTTGTTTGAAACTACGCATAGATACATTGTTCCTGAAGCAAATTCTGAGAAATATCTTGATAGTATCCAAAACATATGTTCAAAGGAGAAGGTACAGGTGATAGTACCTGGTTCAGAACCAGAAACTGAGATTATGTCTAAAAACAAAAAATTGTTCTCTGAAAAAAATATTACAGTACTTACCAATCCATGGAAAACAATACAAACATGCAAAGATAAATTAAATCTGACAAATTTTCTTACCTCAAAAGGAATCACTTGCCCTAAATCAATACTTTTTGAGAATGATTCAACAATTAAACAAATAGAGCAATACCCTGTTGTTATAAAACCGCGAAGTGGAGCAGGATCAAGAAACGTATTTCTTGCTCATGATGAGATTGAGGCCAAATTTTTTGGAAATTATTTGTTAAAACATGGAAGTGAGGCAATAATTCAGGAATATGTTGGTGATTATGAGGCTGAATACACCATTGGAATTCTTTATGCAGATAATGGTAAATTGATCACATCAATTGCGATGAAAAGACTTTTGGAAGGTGGATTATCTACCCGACAAATTACTAAGGGACAAAACAATGATAAAAAATATGTGATCTCTTCTGGAATTTCCCAAGGTGAATTCAACGAATTCACTGAAGTGAGAAAAGCTGGGGAATCTATTGCAAAAGTTCTAGATGCAGATGGCCCAATTAACATACAATGCAGAAAAACCAAAGATGGAATACTTCCTTTTGAAATAAATCCAAGATTTTCTGGTACCACTGGTTCTAGAAGTTTAGTAGGCTGTAATGAACCAGACATTTTATGTAGATACAGATTATTTGGGGAAATACCTCAACAACCAAACTATGAAGTAGGTTTTGTTCTAAGAGATCTTCAAGAAAAATTTATCACACAAGACGATATAGAGAAGATTCCAAAGATATGA
- a CDS encoding HAD family hydrolase — protein sequence MINLIILDFDDTITDNRLLDFKAFETPCKSLGIPPPSLKMISSSRKKGLLAKEIMQKHLKKIGKSNLLNDFLSKRDIFLSDSKSMYRLQLKKHVIQVLSLLKRKKIKCILCSARKNKQMVKSFLKYNKIDSYFFATYFMHDLGFVIDNIVRSNRVLIKTSLLKQIIKDEHIDPQRVLYVGNSSEDLESATLLKIPFVYIENDYLNKESDLDMTRISNMLDLKQQIQSLVVK from the coding sequence ATGATCAACCTAATCATCTTGGATTTTGATGATACAATAACTGATAACAGATTATTGGATTTTAAGGCATTTGAAACTCCGTGTAAAAGTCTGGGTATACCTCCACCTTCACTTAAAATGATATCTTCTTCACGAAAAAAGGGATTATTGGCAAAAGAAATTATGCAAAAACATCTTAAAAAAATCGGAAAATCCAACCTACTGAATGATTTTCTATCAAAAAGAGACATATTTTTGAGCGATTCAAAATCAATGTATCGCCTACAACTCAAAAAACATGTAATACAAGTTTTATCTCTTTTAAAGAGAAAAAAAATAAAATGCATTTTATGCTCTGCACGCAAAAATAAACAAATGGTAAAATCGTTTTTGAAATATAATAAAATTGACAGCTATTTTTTTGCAACATATTTTATGCATGATCTGGGGTTTGTCATTGATAATATAGTTAGATCAAATCGTGTCTTGATAAAGACAAGTTTACTAAAACAGATAATAAAAGATGAACACATTGATCCGCAAAGAGTACTGTATGTTGGAAACTCTTCTGAAGACTTGGAATCTGCAACTTTGCTAAAAATACCATTTGTTTATATAGAAAATGATTATTTGAACAAAGAATCCGATCTTGATATGACTAGGATTAGTAACATGCTTGATCTAAAACAACAAATACAATCAC